The Pungitius pungitius chromosome 10, fPunPun2.1, whole genome shotgun sequence genome has a window encoding:
- the LOC134132805 gene encoding interphotoreceptor matrix proteoglycan 2-like: MSIISWRCVVHSFVFSFVVIASAIRTDATLEGSSMGHMSLAHSQEPEEMPRVVHVSEVRGADGGHASISRRKRNILFPSGVKLCAQETTQQVVANHLSYFHLRVCQETVWEAFKIFWDRLPEQEEYQSWMSQCQKGTVTAQDVGSYFSRSEEHQALVEKASSSIMF; this comes from the exons ATGAGCATCATATCTTGGAGGTGTGTCGTCCactcttttgtttttagtttCGTGGTCATAGCTTCGGCCATAAGGACTG ATGCAACTCTGGAAGGTTCCTCTATGGGTCACATGAGTCTGGCCCATAGTCAGGAGCCCGAGGAGATGCCACGGGTCGTCCATGTGTCTGAGGTCAGGGGAGCTGACGGAGGCCATGCGTCAATCTCTCGACGGAAACGGAACATTCTTTTCCCGAGCGGAGTGAAGCTCTGTGCGCAAGAGACCACCCAGCAAGTGGTTGCAAACCACCTGAGCTACTTTCATCTCCGAG TGTGCCAGGAAACCGTATGGGAGGCTTTCAAGATCTTTTGGGACCGTCTCCCAGAGCAAGAAGAGTACCAAAGCTGGATGAGCCAATGCCAGAAGGGCACAGTCACGGCACAAGATGTTGGCAGCTACTTCAGCCGGTCAGAGGAGCACCAGGCTCTGGTTGAAAAGGCAAGTAGCtcaataatgttttaa
- the LOC119228997 gene encoding sentrin-specific protease 7 isoform X1, with amino-acid sequence MMEQRRALTIPFNVDHDNRVENPLKISIPCLSSHCGKLERQVSWTAFSGCRRRSSEPINGSLLFDRKSEALEMVRRKPCLILTDVLQTEPGKAYMERIKQCGAVGTGTSRSGRAIGRSKKEPLVRRDVRSRRSESRNDENQSVSPKCNQRTTSPPTHRSTLKRKSPNGDNEVGIEENQDIEELVIGNANRDDFSFSEVVDCGLSVSWEPAMDTESCDDFIKDRLTDPEKEMEHSLQKRKRKDVGSQCNGTCSPKHHRQSVLRLPGEDRRDGGPAPQCVSLEGSEDDGDLENLDRTIVQFRVGVEHPTEVLVPTICPELGTGESTGAPGRSPSSITSPYEPIVLSSDDEESAESSTPTTKEDAVIQARSLQEVLPNQLQTSDVEDIQVFPVVANLLGPMNNSSLSSIGFSFSMLYCGGFQGRANGDFVIADHQIIIPLKGADEEAEVTLTVDRKHVRRYSVWEQQDLEERGLRLKDGEEPSPAAVLMFCVSERSAASVQRDLLKLCVPQNGNTSSGKVSPFLLLTLRHPVEGMEGALLRSLLDIDCLNSLTHEQSTGNLDACRGFRTPVLSLDDSVELIRRTGLGSHLLSLLGLEAPDSDQDGPHSDTDSAPHIQPQAPERETEAEKEPKTHLNPDEAQERKVEPPPVYTLCHRRTNGSFSVSMCKPRSSLIKFKHQGLARRLIQFPPPPLKGGITVTMEDLRCLDCGHFLNDVIIDFYLKYLLQNASAALAERCHIFSSFFYKQLTRRDNASEGVTSDSGQRQRRHQRVKTWTRHVDIFNKDFLFVPVNQEAHWYLVVICFPGLDEAKSEPWIVSDGEVRDREAAPGSESPTDGPYTPSTLDRDAGLDTETETPTEDSTKEPVPGPVSCTEQTCQKQSVSKRPCILIMDSLKLSLHERVFKLLRDYLQSEWEVRRGSTRDFSPDQMQSSHCKVPLQDNSSDCGLYLLQYVETFLKDPVVHFDLPLHLQQWFPRQQVRRKRDEIRDLVLYLHRNQNHGSNR; translated from the exons GTGGAAAACCCACTCAAAATCTCCATTCCATGTCTTTCATCACATTGTGGGAAGTTAGAAAGACAG GTTTCCTGGACGGCATTTTCAGGTTGCAGACGTCGTAGTTCGGAGCCGATCAATGGATCCCTGCTGTTTGATCGCAAGTCTGAAGCACTGGAAATGGTCAG GAGGAAGCCCTGTCTGATCTTGACCGATGTCCTGCAGACAGAACCTGGGAAGGCCTACATGGAACGGATCAAACAGTGCGGTGCTGTGGGGACTGGGACGTCCCGTTCGGGGAGGGCGATCGGTCGATCCAAAAAGGAACCTCTCGTCCGCAGAGATGTGAGGTCCAGACGGAGTGAGTCCAGGAATGATGAGAACCAGAGTGTCTCCCCTAAATGCAACCAGAggaccacctccccccccactcatAG GTCAACTCTCAAGAGAAAATCCCCAAATGGGGACAATGAAGTGGGCATAGAAGAAAACCAAGATATTGAAGAGCTCGTAATAGGAAATGCCAACAGAGATGACTTTAGTTTCTCTGAGGTTGTAG ATTGCGGTTTGTCAGTGAGTTGGGAGCCTGCTATGGACACAGAAAGTTGTGACGACTTTATCAAGGACAGGTTGACTGatccagaaaaagaaatggagcaCAGTCTG cagaagaggaaaagaaaggatGTGGGCTCCCAGTGCAATGGGACCTGCAGCCCCAAACACCACCGCCAGAGCGTCCTGCGTCTCCCCGGAGAAGACCGGAGAGATGGAGGACCGGCCCCACAATGCGTTTCCCTGGAAGGAAGCGAAGATGATGGAGATTTGGAAAACCTGGACCGCACCATCGTACAGTTCAGGGTGGGAGTGGAGCATCCAACAGAAGTTCTCGTCCCAACCATCTGCCCTGAGTTGGGAACCGGAGAGTCCACTGGTGCCCCCGGGAGGAGTCCATCGTCTATAACCAGCCCCTATGAGCCCA ttgTGCTGTCCAGTGATGATGAGGAGAGTGCTGAGTCCAGTACACCGACCACTAAAGAAGACGCAGTAATACAGGCACGATCCCTGCAGGAAGTTCTGCCCAATCAGCTTCAAACTTCTGATGTAGAAGACATCCAG gtATTTCCGGTAGTTGCAAATCTTCTCGGCCCAATGAATAATTCATCACTTTCCAGTATaggcttctccttctccatgcTGTACTGTGGAGGTTTCCAAGGGAGAGCAAATGGAGACTTTGTG ATAGCCGACCATCAAATCATAATCCCGCTCAAAG GCGCTGATGAGGAGGCGGAGGTGACTCTAACCGTGGATCGTAAACACGTGAGGAGGTACAGTGTGTGGGAACAGCAGGACCTGGAGGAGCGGGGGCTTCGCCTTAAGGACGGCGAGGAGCCTTCCCCCGCCGCAGTCCTTATGTTTTGTGTGTCAGAAAGGTCCGCTGCCTCCGTGCAGCGAGACCTCCTGAAGCTGTGTGTCCCACAAAACGGAAACACAAGCTCTG GGAAGGTGAGCCCCTTCCTTCTGCTGACGCTGAGACACCCTGTGGAGGGAATGGAGGGGGCTTTATTACGCTCCCTGCTGGACATCGACTGTCTCAACAGTCTCACACATGAACAATCCACCGGCAACTTAGACGCATGTAGGGGCTTCCGCACTCCGGTCCTTTCTCTGGATGACAGCGTAGAGCTGATCAGAAGAACTGGCCTGGGCTCTCATCTGCTGTCTCTGCTGGGCCTGGAGGCCCCGGACTCAGACCAGGATGGCCCACATTCTGATACCGACAGCGCTCCACACATCCAGCCGCAGGCCCcggagagagagactgaggcagaaaaagagccAAAGACGCACCTCAACCCAGACGAGGCTCAG GAAAGAAAGGTGGAGCCCCCCCCTGTTTATACACTGTGCCATCGTAGAACCAACGGATCCTTCTCCGTGTCCATGTGCAAACCGCGCTCCAGCCTGATTAAATTCAAGCACCAGGGTCTGGCTCGCAG GTTGATCCagttcccccctcccccattgaAAGGAGGAATAACCGTCACGATGGAGGACCTGCGCTGCCTTGACTGTGGACACTTCCTGAATGATGTTATCATTGACTTTTATCTCAA ATACCTCCTCCAGAATGCTTCTGCTGCGTTGGCCGAGCGCTGCCACATCTTCAGCAGCTTCTTCTACAAGCAGCTCACACGGAGGGACAACGCCAGTGAAGGCGTCACCAGCGACTC TGGTCAGAGGCAGAGGCGGCACCAGCGGGTGAAGACGTGGACGCGCCACGTTGACATCTTCAACAAGGACTTTCTGTTTGTTCCTGTCAACCAGGA GGCTCATTGGTATTTAGTCGTCATCTGCTTTCCTGGACTGGACGAGGCAAAGTCGGAGCCCTGGATCGTTTCAGACGGCGAGGTGCGTGATCGAGAAGCGGCTCCGGGCTCTGAAAGCCCGACTGACGGCCCTTACACGCCGTCCACGTTGGACCGCGACGCCGGCTTGGACACAGAGACAG agaCGCCTACGGAAGATTCCACTAAAGAACCAGTGCCAGGTCCAGTG AGCTGCACAGAGCAGACGTGCCAGAAGCAATCTGTTAGCAAGAG GCCGTGTATTCTTATCATGGATTCCCTCAAACTCTCTCTTCATGAGCGAGTCTTCAAACTGTTACGAGA TTATTTGCAGTCCGAATGGGAGGTCCGGCGTGGTTCTACCAGGGACTTTAGTCCTGATCAGATGCAAAGCTCTCACTGCAAAGTTCCCCTGCAGGACAATAGCAGCGACTGCGGCCTCTACCTCCTGCAATACGTCGAGACTTTTTTGAAG GACCCTGTGGTGCACTTTGACCTCCCTCTACATCTACAACAATGGTTTCCACGCCAGCAGGTGCGGCGGAAACGAGACGAAATCCGAGATCTGGTCCTTTACCTTCACCGAAATCAGAACCATGGCAGTAACAGATGA
- the LOC119228997 gene encoding sentrin-specific protease 7 isoform X2 produces MMEQRRALTIPFNVDHDNRVENPLKISIPCLSSHCGKLERQVSWTAFSGCRRRSSEPINGSLLFDRKSEALEMVRRKPCLILTDVLQTEPGKAYMERIKQCGAVGTGTSRSGRAIGRSKKEPLVRRDVRSRRSESRNDENQSVSPKCNQRTTSPPTHRSTLKRKSPNGDNEVGIEENQDIEELVIGNANRDDFSFSEVVDCGLSVSWEPAMDTESCDDFIKDRLTDPEKEMEHSLKRKRKDVGSQCNGTCSPKHHRQSVLRLPGEDRRDGGPAPQCVSLEGSEDDGDLENLDRTIVQFRVGVEHPTEVLVPTICPELGTGESTGAPGRSPSSITSPYEPIVLSSDDEESAESSTPTTKEDAVIQARSLQEVLPNQLQTSDVEDIQVFPVVANLLGPMNNSSLSSIGFSFSMLYCGGFQGRANGDFVIADHQIIIPLKGADEEAEVTLTVDRKHVRRYSVWEQQDLEERGLRLKDGEEPSPAAVLMFCVSERSAASVQRDLLKLCVPQNGNTSSGKVSPFLLLTLRHPVEGMEGALLRSLLDIDCLNSLTHEQSTGNLDACRGFRTPVLSLDDSVELIRRTGLGSHLLSLLGLEAPDSDQDGPHSDTDSAPHIQPQAPERETEAEKEPKTHLNPDEAQERKVEPPPVYTLCHRRTNGSFSVSMCKPRSSLIKFKHQGLARRLIQFPPPPLKGGITVTMEDLRCLDCGHFLNDVIIDFYLKYLLQNASAALAERCHIFSSFFYKQLTRRDNASEGVTSDSGQRQRRHQRVKTWTRHVDIFNKDFLFVPVNQEAHWYLVVICFPGLDEAKSEPWIVSDGEVRDREAAPGSESPTDGPYTPSTLDRDAGLDTETETPTEDSTKEPVPGPVSCTEQTCQKQSVSKRPCILIMDSLKLSLHERVFKLLRDYLQSEWEVRRGSTRDFSPDQMQSSHCKVPLQDNSSDCGLYLLQYVETFLKDPVVHFDLPLHLQQWFPRQQVRRKRDEIRDLVLYLHRNQNHGSNR; encoded by the exons GTGGAAAACCCACTCAAAATCTCCATTCCATGTCTTTCATCACATTGTGGGAAGTTAGAAAGACAG GTTTCCTGGACGGCATTTTCAGGTTGCAGACGTCGTAGTTCGGAGCCGATCAATGGATCCCTGCTGTTTGATCGCAAGTCTGAAGCACTGGAAATGGTCAG GAGGAAGCCCTGTCTGATCTTGACCGATGTCCTGCAGACAGAACCTGGGAAGGCCTACATGGAACGGATCAAACAGTGCGGTGCTGTGGGGACTGGGACGTCCCGTTCGGGGAGGGCGATCGGTCGATCCAAAAAGGAACCTCTCGTCCGCAGAGATGTGAGGTCCAGACGGAGTGAGTCCAGGAATGATGAGAACCAGAGTGTCTCCCCTAAATGCAACCAGAggaccacctccccccccactcatAG GTCAACTCTCAAGAGAAAATCCCCAAATGGGGACAATGAAGTGGGCATAGAAGAAAACCAAGATATTGAAGAGCTCGTAATAGGAAATGCCAACAGAGATGACTTTAGTTTCTCTGAGGTTGTAG ATTGCGGTTTGTCAGTGAGTTGGGAGCCTGCTATGGACACAGAAAGTTGTGACGACTTTATCAAGGACAGGTTGACTGatccagaaaaagaaatggagcaCAGTCTG aagaggaaaagaaaggatGTGGGCTCCCAGTGCAATGGGACCTGCAGCCCCAAACACCACCGCCAGAGCGTCCTGCGTCTCCCCGGAGAAGACCGGAGAGATGGAGGACCGGCCCCACAATGCGTTTCCCTGGAAGGAAGCGAAGATGATGGAGATTTGGAAAACCTGGACCGCACCATCGTACAGTTCAGGGTGGGAGTGGAGCATCCAACAGAAGTTCTCGTCCCAACCATCTGCCCTGAGTTGGGAACCGGAGAGTCCACTGGTGCCCCCGGGAGGAGTCCATCGTCTATAACCAGCCCCTATGAGCCCA ttgTGCTGTCCAGTGATGATGAGGAGAGTGCTGAGTCCAGTACACCGACCACTAAAGAAGACGCAGTAATACAGGCACGATCCCTGCAGGAAGTTCTGCCCAATCAGCTTCAAACTTCTGATGTAGAAGACATCCAG gtATTTCCGGTAGTTGCAAATCTTCTCGGCCCAATGAATAATTCATCACTTTCCAGTATaggcttctccttctccatgcTGTACTGTGGAGGTTTCCAAGGGAGAGCAAATGGAGACTTTGTG ATAGCCGACCATCAAATCATAATCCCGCTCAAAG GCGCTGATGAGGAGGCGGAGGTGACTCTAACCGTGGATCGTAAACACGTGAGGAGGTACAGTGTGTGGGAACAGCAGGACCTGGAGGAGCGGGGGCTTCGCCTTAAGGACGGCGAGGAGCCTTCCCCCGCCGCAGTCCTTATGTTTTGTGTGTCAGAAAGGTCCGCTGCCTCCGTGCAGCGAGACCTCCTGAAGCTGTGTGTCCCACAAAACGGAAACACAAGCTCTG GGAAGGTGAGCCCCTTCCTTCTGCTGACGCTGAGACACCCTGTGGAGGGAATGGAGGGGGCTTTATTACGCTCCCTGCTGGACATCGACTGTCTCAACAGTCTCACACATGAACAATCCACCGGCAACTTAGACGCATGTAGGGGCTTCCGCACTCCGGTCCTTTCTCTGGATGACAGCGTAGAGCTGATCAGAAGAACTGGCCTGGGCTCTCATCTGCTGTCTCTGCTGGGCCTGGAGGCCCCGGACTCAGACCAGGATGGCCCACATTCTGATACCGACAGCGCTCCACACATCCAGCCGCAGGCCCcggagagagagactgaggcagaaaaagagccAAAGACGCACCTCAACCCAGACGAGGCTCAG GAAAGAAAGGTGGAGCCCCCCCCTGTTTATACACTGTGCCATCGTAGAACCAACGGATCCTTCTCCGTGTCCATGTGCAAACCGCGCTCCAGCCTGATTAAATTCAAGCACCAGGGTCTGGCTCGCAG GTTGATCCagttcccccctcccccattgaAAGGAGGAATAACCGTCACGATGGAGGACCTGCGCTGCCTTGACTGTGGACACTTCCTGAATGATGTTATCATTGACTTTTATCTCAA ATACCTCCTCCAGAATGCTTCTGCTGCGTTGGCCGAGCGCTGCCACATCTTCAGCAGCTTCTTCTACAAGCAGCTCACACGGAGGGACAACGCCAGTGAAGGCGTCACCAGCGACTC TGGTCAGAGGCAGAGGCGGCACCAGCGGGTGAAGACGTGGACGCGCCACGTTGACATCTTCAACAAGGACTTTCTGTTTGTTCCTGTCAACCAGGA GGCTCATTGGTATTTAGTCGTCATCTGCTTTCCTGGACTGGACGAGGCAAAGTCGGAGCCCTGGATCGTTTCAGACGGCGAGGTGCGTGATCGAGAAGCGGCTCCGGGCTCTGAAAGCCCGACTGACGGCCCTTACACGCCGTCCACGTTGGACCGCGACGCCGGCTTGGACACAGAGACAG agaCGCCTACGGAAGATTCCACTAAAGAACCAGTGCCAGGTCCAGTG AGCTGCACAGAGCAGACGTGCCAGAAGCAATCTGTTAGCAAGAG GCCGTGTATTCTTATCATGGATTCCCTCAAACTCTCTCTTCATGAGCGAGTCTTCAAACTGTTACGAGA TTATTTGCAGTCCGAATGGGAGGTCCGGCGTGGTTCTACCAGGGACTTTAGTCCTGATCAGATGCAAAGCTCTCACTGCAAAGTTCCCCTGCAGGACAATAGCAGCGACTGCGGCCTCTACCTCCTGCAATACGTCGAGACTTTTTTGAAG GACCCTGTGGTGCACTTTGACCTCCCTCTACATCTACAACAATGGTTTCCACGCCAGCAGGTGCGGCGGAAACGAGACGAAATCCGAGATCTGGTCCTTTACCTTCACCGAAATCAGAACCATGGCAGTAACAGATGA